One window of the Candidatus Baltobacteraceae bacterium genome contains the following:
- a CDS encoding ABC transporter substrate-binding protein has protein sequence MRAFSRAAAALLAALFSVCLAAGAATLKVGSDVSYAPLEFYGPGHRMQGFDIDLAQALGKRLGEPVAITNHTFDDLLRSVQDGRFDVGISAISDTRARERQVDFVDYLLAGSGMLVRAGNPLHIFDLGGLCGLRVDVQRGTSQETELLEQSKRCREVHLAPIKLITFATDDQAFQAFAAGKSDVHVTDFPVVAYLAESNDHLYTIAGRQFDLVPYGIAVPKNNPALRARVIAALHGVIADGTYDALLKKWGLEQGALRSAPTDAGTLFSK, from the coding sequence ATGAGAGCTTTCTCCCGGGCGGCGGCCGCTTTACTGGCCGCACTCTTCTCCGTGTGCCTCGCGGCGGGAGCCGCGACCCTCAAGGTCGGATCGGACGTGTCCTATGCCCCGCTCGAGTTTTACGGGCCGGGACACCGCATGCAGGGTTTCGACATCGACCTCGCACAGGCGCTCGGCAAGCGCTTGGGCGAGCCGGTCGCGATCACGAATCACACTTTCGACGATCTGTTGCGCTCCGTACAAGACGGGCGATTCGATGTCGGAATTTCCGCGATCTCGGACACCCGAGCGCGTGAGCGCCAAGTCGATTTCGTCGACTATTTGCTCGCCGGCAGCGGCATGTTGGTGCGTGCCGGCAATCCGCTGCACATTTTCGATTTGGGTGGTTTGTGCGGATTGCGCGTCGACGTGCAGCGCGGCACGTCACAGGAGACCGAACTGCTCGAGCAGTCGAAGCGTTGTCGCGAGGTTCATCTCGCGCCGATCAAGTTGATCACCTTTGCCACCGACGATCAGGCCTTTCAAGCCTTCGCGGCCGGAAAATCCGACGTGCACGTGACCGACTTCCCGGTTGTGGCGTATCTCGCAGAGTCGAACGACCATCTCTATACGATCGCGGGACGGCAGTTCGACCTGGTGCCGTACGGCATCGCGGTTCCCAAGAACAATCCCGCGCTCCGGGCGCGCGTCATCGCGGCGCTGCACGGCGTGATCGCCGACGGCACCTACGACGCGCTCTTGAAGAAGTGGGGACTGGAACAGGGGGCGCTCCGCAGCGCGCCCACCGATGCTGGGACGTTGTTCAGTAAATAA